The DNA segment acatatatgccagtTCCGTTGACCAAAGAGAAAAGTACTTaaacttcttttgttgaaatctttacttttgcttctagcaaatagatgtttgcatctctactccccttgaTAGTAGTTGCATCGCGTTGATTTCCTTCGCTAAGGACAAACACACATTTGTTTCGATACTTGGTCGTTTCTTCATTTTAGCACACTGTttcactccagaagaaaatcggtaacttggaatcggctaacattgttCAAGCAGTTTCTATTAAGGTtcgattctttctttcagcaacgccgttctgttgtggtgtgtatggtgcgctgaattcatgaagaatcccCTTTTCATTGCAGAACTCGAGCATCTTTTATTCTTGAATTCCGTTCCATTGTCACTTCGTATTTATCGGATAGGCAGCTTATACAGCGTCTCCATCTTTTTAAACAGAACCATCAGCGACTCAAACGTCTGATCCTTTCTTTCCAAGCACACTACCCACGAAAACCTTGTAAAGTCATTAGTGACTACCAAGCAGTACAAATCACCACTGATGCTCTTCACATTGACCGGCCCGAATAGATCCATGTGGAGTCTCTCAAACGGTACTCTGATCGAATTCAGCAACTTCTGTGGGTGTGACTTCGTGGTCTGCTTTCCCTTCTTACAAGCTACACAATCATCAGACAAATAAAAATTCTTTAAATTTACACCTTCGACTAAATCTtatgcaccagaaaattcatttttctaacatcaatgtggcccatctttcgatgccacataatAGACTCCTTTTCAGTAGCTTTCGTTTTcgacacaaaacattgtttttgatgatttattgttgttgcgacactcatatcaagaatatacaaGTCGTTTTCTCGTGGAGCGCGTAACAGCACCATATcctcagggattttaaacccaggTTTTAAAACCAGACATTCGTTTTTCGTGAAATGTACAGTAAACGATTTATCACAGATTCTAATTTCTTTACACGCATTTCGAGAATCTTTTCACGGTCAGCCACTCTTTTGTTTTCAGCTACAACAGCATCAACTTTACTTTCTACATTTTttcacttgaacattacttgcaAAATCAAAGTCTCCAATCTCATCAAGACCCATACTCAAGTTCGGAGGAACGGGTGGAAAACCTTTGTACCCCGAAGAACCAGGTGTGGTTTGAATGGGTGGTTGTGCAAGTGGTGGAGTTTGAAAGATTTGTTGAGAGGTAAGTAAGGTTGTTTCTTGTGGTGGTGTAATGGTATGAATTTGTTGTGGTGAATGAGGTGGTGTGAGATGAAatggtgatggttgtcttggtggTGCTGGTTGTTTTGGAGGTGATTGATGAGGTGGTGAGTGTATAGGTGATTGATGTGGTATTGgttcaggtggtggtgatggtggtttactTGGTTCTTGGGAAGGTTTCTTCTTTAGCACAATCTTCGTTGGTTTCTTGATCTTTGGAGTAACCTTCTTTATCTTTGGAGAAACAATCCTTTTTCTAGCACCAACTTTCTTCCTTCCACCTGAAGGAGTTGATTGAGATTCAGATACATGTTCAGGAGATGGAATATATGCATCATCATCCTTCTCCTGTCTTTTTCTCTTTCTTAACTGCCTTTCTTTTGCAATCTATTCTTGAATTCTCTTTTCACGCTCTACCTCATCAATTTCATCTTCAGAAGAACTAGAAGAACTTCTTGTACTTTTGTTCACGTCATCACCTTCTATATCATCAGCTACTTTTTCTTTCTGAGCATCAACAGCAGCTTTATCTTTCTTAGCATTAAAAGCCTTAAGTTTCTTTAGCAAACTCTGAGAATTAGGCGATAAACGAACATCAACTTCAATATTAGCTTCAGCTTCagtttcagcttcagcttcaacatCAAGTTCTGTTTCAACCTCAGCTTCTGGTACCGGTTCTTCCACATCAGGTTCATCAATAAGTAAAGTCTTTGCAACATTCTTTTGACGTTTCTTAGGCTGTGAAGATGAACCCTCTCCCTTTTTTGCTTTGGGAGTAGCTTTCTTGCCTCTCTTCCTCGGTTCTTTCACAAACCAATCATTTCGTGTACTTTTGAATTCTTCAAGAGCTTTtaactcatcagcataagcaGCTTCTTTCATCTCTTCCTCATTTCTCCAGTTTTGGTGATTCACTAGATCTGGATCAACATAGTTCACATCCTTGATGAATCCGAAAAATTCAGCTATCTTCTTCGGCTCAGGATGATTCGGATGATATCTAGCTAGCTGTTTCAACGAATCATTACTCATGTGAGAAAGAACTAACAGATCGTTGTTTACATCTCTTTCAATATCAGAATAAGCATGATCTATCAACATTTGCACAAATCTTGGATAAATCTAAGTCCTACTCTTTGTTGTAATGTTCTCAGCCATGTAATGAAACACGATGTGagagaaattgtacttcttgttCAAAACCAACGATGTAACCATATTCATCTGATAATCCCGCATTGTGTCATAACCTCCTTTGCAATGGCTTAGAGCCTGCAGTACTGAATGAACAATAAACTTGTACGGCTTTCTaaactttgacttcaaataatTTGCGTTGTTCAAAGCACCATCATATCCCATTCGTAACATACAGCCTTTGACCATCCTCTCGGGAAATTTTGTCAGTGAGTCTACATCATCCGGAAAATTCAACACTTCAGAACAAGCGCCTCTGTAACAATAATTGATTTCTTCTCATCATACTGCTTCACAACTGAATGATCACTTTGTTCTTTTCATTGTAAGTTGCGTGCTTCCAGAAACGTTTCACATGTGATCTATACACCAAATGTTGATCTGTCAACGCTTTTTGAATCGGCACTCTCCTCATAAACTCCAGAATGCTACTGAATTCCGACAGCTTTGTATTCTTTTCTTCGTCAAAATCACAACAACTGTTGTGTAACGGATCAAAGATCACATTTGAAGCCTGCAACACAACACAGTGCACACAAATCAAACATTTTGAAAAATTTCATAATCAAACACCTTCAAGCAAAATCACTTGAAATGCAacaacatttcaagcgaaatcacaagtgAGTTTGAAGCAAAATAACATGAggtagtttggagcgaaatcactaaatTAGTTTGAAGTGGAATCTGATAAGTCACTTGAAGCGGGATTACAAAACATCAGTTTCAGGCGGAATCTCATGAATCtgttgaagcggaatcacatgaTTTCACTTTGAAGCAAAACCACATGATTCAAGGGGAATCATGATTGAACATTCAAAACACTAATGATGATGAAATTGGACATATTAGATTGTTAATTAGTGAATTCCGACCATAGGGTTgtgttttaatttcattttcaccaTCAAAAACTACCTAGATCTAAGATTGTAAACTCTGTTCATCGACAAACATGTACAAACCCTAGATTTGGTTCAATCAAACTCACACACATGATTTACAACACAATCCGACAACACACACATGATCTATGTTCATTTTAAACAACATTTAAACCCTAAATCTATGTTTCGAGTTATGAACATCGCCGACAGACACAACTACATAAGATCTGGTTCAAATTGAGCCTCAATCCTACCTTTCCCATGTTCGTAGTTGTGTTAACCAACTAAGAACAACAAATCTGATTACAAATTAGCATAATAACGGCCGGAAATTCGATGTTCTTAGGTTTCGCTTGAATCGCCGGGAGCACACACACTTTGAAGCGGAATACGAATAAtgatgttcaagcggaatcagatagCTATTTATAGgctatctgatttcgcttgaaatggacaTGGATGCATACAAGCGGAATCACCTTACagccttttcaagcggaattagcaatCTTAGGTGAAAACTTTGATTTTAAGCGAAATTATAATTTAAAActcaattttttgattttttaaactttttctgattttttaccgacacacccagttaaccaagtccaagttaatgaccttggtcaactgttcagcctaccaagtccaaattaataaCCTTGGTTGACCAGATTATGAAGTATGCTGACTTTTTTATCTTGAAatcagttcaaattaatgaacttttgaacttTTCAAACTTTCAAACATGTACCAGTCACTTTTTAGAATCTCCTGCTTACCCAAACCTCATGAATCAGACATGATCTGCACAAGACTTTGATCATCTGATCCCCAACGtccgttgtcgaaaataagatgaaaataaaatctttttggattttagaacAAGATAAGCAGAAatatgtacacacaatatttttgtgagcgtgttaggggatcatatcagttGCCGACAagacacaagtaccgttaagcttggATTTCATACTCAGCTTTAAATAGttcgcttagattgtcgatatactgatcctcttaaattttcacacaactttcaatctgttcgggatactgatttagtgttttaagatctTAAACTTTTACATGTGTCCCTCCTCAGAATAtgctcccgtatccagatcccaatattcaatcttacaggtgagtatacctagatgatatctgtaatggggtgaattgcgaggccgtgagagctcaggtcagaactttcgttcagcggAGAGATGACAGCTCGACTTTCGAtgggttccctttagggaatcttttttacaacagcacatgattaacattttgcaatgtgttatcattttttatgctgaggggaggctttacaagtaaagctttgcgtaaagtattatacggggactaggtcagaatttctattcagcagaagtcccgggataataccccagatatcactaagcataaagacctagtatctcagaaagagggacctttcaaacaagatttcgggggttacccatatatcctggagatgttccccacgtaaaagcaagtaaatttttatgtttatatcccaaacaaatctactaattttgtaaaaacctatcggcacatcatcagcgagactgcttaacgcatattaaacattacatttctttagcgtactgtgtctgtctagctgatgtactatcatttcccctgttatacacaaactctttttcaattttcaaatgtttttggatttttcaagttttctattgtttttggctttttgaaattttatcatgtttttgtatttttctacaaactttctccccctaaaaataaaaacatatttttgtgtttttgtttttatcgaaaagcagaaaataaactgtacaaacaaactTGACAACACCACGTAGTTCACATCTGATCGCCGCCttcctcggcttcacattcttcAACCCTCCCAGAacgcagatttttcatcccatttaattttaaaagataataaaatctctttttatcaaacggttttgtcTAGAAATCAGccttctgatcatcggtgtgtataTACTCAAtccgtatcaacttcttctcgtgacaatcacggatgaagtgatgacggatctctatatgtttcattttagaatgttgTACCGGGTTTTTAGTTATATTGAtcgctgcttcattgtccacgaatatcggtgtatccaagaattgcaaaccaaAGTCGCGCATTTGCtattggatccaaaggatctgtgaGCAAtagctggaggctgaaacgtattcagcctcacaaGTAGAAAGTGTCACAGAGGTTTGTtccttgcactgccaggtaacaagtcgagttccaaagaactgacatccagcagtggtggacttagcgttctgcttgcagcttccaaagtcagaatcagcgaaacctgTTAGAGAGaagtcacccgatcgaggataccacaagctgatgcttgggcagcctttcaaataccgtaataTTCTTTTGACAattgtcaggtgtgactgcttcgggctcgactgatatctggcacaaagacatgttgggtacatgatgtccggtcgggaagcagtgagatacattaaggatccgaTGATTGACCGGTACAATGTCTCATCCACCTTCACTCCACTCTCGTCAGGACAAATACCATGATTCTGTGCTGGGGGGTTGCGGCGGGACTGGATTGAGCCATATCAAACTTTTCCAGTACGTCGTTCACATATTTTGtttggtgaatgaaaattccatcgggcatctgctctacctgcagcccgaggaagaacttcatctcccccatcgaactcatttcgaacttcttcttcataacCTTCTCGAACTCCTTACACAACTCGTCGTTGGTCgaaccaaaaatgatgtcatctaCGTAGATCTGCACAATTAGAAGATGGCCTGCAACTTCCTTTGTGAACAATGTGCTATCGACTAtccctctggtgaacccgttggccagcagatgttgggaaagcgtctcgtaccaggctctcggggcctggtgaagtccgtagaGCGCCTTATCCAGCAGATAGACCTTGTTCTTGTGCAGTGGATCAGTGAACCCCGgtggttgtcccacatacacttcttctttaATCTTTCCGTACAGGAATGCAGATTTTACATCCAGCTGGTACACTTTGAAGTCTTTCCATGACGCAAACGCCAGGAAGATCCGAATAGCCTCGAATCTAGCAACAGGCGCGTAAACCTCATCatagtcgatgccttcttgctgactaaaCCCTTGTACCACTAATCGTGCTTTGTTCCaaaccacgactcctctatcgtctcttttacacttgaacacccaCTTTGTTTTGATCAACTTTTGATTCTCCGGCAGATCAACTAATCTCCAAACACCCAGTTTCTCGAATTgctgcagctcttcctgcatagcattcacccagctgTCTTCAGTCAACGCTTCTTTATATGTTCTGGGTTCAATCTGCGAAATATAACATTTCAGTGAGAATTCTTCTTGTAAATGTGCAACAGacgaataaaaacatgtaagagctctgttgatctcttgttttaacaccactttgtaggtcaccGATAATTTGctctgaaggatgataagacaaTGTTCGAGGCATAACGGTGTCAGGCACGTCAACTTCCGATTGCAAGCTCGTTATGTCTAGATCACCGGTGTGATCCTCAGCTTCTGTTGTAGtaacatttggttcctcgtcataAGTCGGACCAGGTTCCGCTTCTGAGTCGTCAGAGTTGTCAAATGTTGGAGTTGGTTCCTCAggtggttcgtgagctgttccacttGGACCAGCTTCGTGATCGTTTGTGCCACCTGTAGGATTGCTTGTATCCTCCTCAGGTTGTGAAACTACCAAAGGTCTTGGCACTTGATCTTGTGAACTAGATTGTTGCTGTTGATATAGCAGAACAAGTTCTTCAATACTTGGCTCGGTCGGAAGTTGGAATGACTCCCAGAGTTTGTCATAGTCGAAcaagaatctttgtccgggaagttgtggtgatgcagtgtgcttctgacaatccacatgctgaACTTGTATTACTTTTCCCAGGCACGGCACAAACACCCTCTTCAACGGGCTCACATAACCTACAAAGAATCCATCATTAGACTTAGCACcgaatttaccattttcatcaataaaagtACATGGAGACCCAAACGGCTCCAGAAACTCTAGATTTGGCTTGTAACGATGTAACAGCTCAAAACTTGTTTTCTTGTACTTCTTGACGGTGAGCACACGGTTCAAAGTGTAACAAGCTGTAGCCAGTTAAACGTGACATTCGGAACATCAGTTTTTACTTTTGGTTTGACTTCATTTTTTATTGGTGTAAACTCTGCAAGAAACTTATCAAGCTCAAACTCAAACTCAACTACATCGTTTTTCAAACCttttgtttcatttttcaaaatgtttTCCATCCTCCTCAACCGATGGTTTTGATTTCACAACCCATGATTGGTTTTCAACAACTTTCGTTTTCGGATAAATCTTTGAAGTCTTTTGAGTCTTTGAAGATTCGCCAACCTCAAAGGTCGATTTTGGCTTATCTTCAGACTCCAAAGATTCACCCCTTTTCAAGATGCGAATTGGTGAAACCATTGGTTTTTTACCCTTTTTGTCAGTTGGTGACttaggtcgaggtttttgaacaaCAGGTTTTACAACGACaggtttttcaaaaactttcttGCACTGTTTAGCCATGTGTCAGatctcattgcagcgatagcaaactcttttgtcatactcgacaaaagttgatttgaatGACTCTTCTTTCAGTTTCTTCACCGTATTGAAATCGTCAACGGCTTTCTGACTAAAAATGTAATCTTTCTCCTCATCCACACTTGGTCCAACAACAAAGACATCATTCATTTTATCTTTTGGCTTGACAACCTTCTTAGCCATCTTTTTCTCAAAaccaattcctttgtttttaaagttATTTCCATTTTTCTTGTTGTTACCATTCCCTTCCCACTCTTTCTTACCCAAGTTGTTAGAACGTGACGTAACAAACGACTTTTTCGGTTTCGAAAAGAATTCTTTGTTGTTTACTTCAGCAATGTCAATTTCAACCAGT comes from the Helianthus annuus cultivar XRQ/B chromosome 4, HanXRQr2.0-SUNRISE, whole genome shotgun sequence genome and includes:
- the LOC110933667 gene encoding bromodomain-containing protein 4-like, with protein sequence MLIDHAYSDIERDVNNDLLVLSHMSNDSLKQLARYHPNHPEPKKIAEFFGFIKDVNYVDPDLVNHQNWRNEEEMKEAAYADELKALEEFKSTRNDWFVKEPRKRGKKATPKAKKGEGSSSQPKKRQKNVAKTLLIDEPDVEEPVPEAEVETELDVEAEAETEAEANIEVDVRLSPNSQSLLKKLKAFNAKKDKAAVDAQKEKVADDIEGDDVNKSTRSSSSSSEDEIDELRKRKRQEKDDDAYIPSPEHVSESQSTPSGGRKKVGARKRIVSPKIKKVTPKIKKPTKIVLKKKPSQEPSKPPSPPPEPIPHQSPIHSPPHQSPPKQPAPPRQPSPFHLTPPHSPQQIHTITPPQETTLLTSQQIFQTPPLAQPPIQTTPGSSGYKGFPPVPPNLSMGLDEIGDFDFASNVQVKKCRK